A window of the Fusarium poae strain DAOMC 252244 chromosome 3, whole genome shotgun sequence genome harbors these coding sequences:
- a CDS encoding hypothetical protein (BUSCO:20795at5125) — MRFVQALRRSIKGDKDKGPVTPKSAVAIVPPKKVIRALYDYEARSSQELSFSRGDFFHVIGRENDQDWYEACNPALPDARGLVPVTFFQALGRTERDSAQSDGGQPPSPPKNPDHDSGYSESPAMHPAPAVMSPTTNAAPQGHQRNSKSVGKTGAMVYGIVMYDFAAERADELEAKAGEAIIVIAQSNPEWFVAKPIGRLGGPGLIPVSFVEIRDMASDKAIQNPGDAIKRAGVPKVEEWKKMAAEYKNSSITLGKFEGGGPGQPGQGIEQGMERMSIQQQQHSRQPSQNGTQQGYASQPRTSQQQQPQQSQVQKPAAPLHAPLEARIPRYCFAEDKYWFVIEAVLEDGRQWELSRYYEDFYDFQIALLTEFPAEAGNTGTQKRTLPYMPGPVNYVTDAITEGRLHNLDAYVKNMLNQPPYISRCNLVRQFFAPREGDYEIDPNDNENEYRLSQGSQLSSTESPAGGSQNNLNGSGYGLGPAHPDMQTQASSLSQPSQASLGGGMQAPAQPPSAMKIKMYFNGDLIAIRVPTDISFQALYDKICDRLKIPANEEIQLFYKDEPTGDKPSMISDNDLDFALQRNEKLLLYVEAV, encoded by the exons ATGCGCTTCGTACAGGCTCTTCGACGTTCGATCAAAGGTGATAAGGACAAAGGACCAGTCACTCCCAAATCGGCTGTCGCCATTGTTCCTCCCAAGAAG GTTATTCGAGCCCTTTACGATTACGAGGCCCGTTCCAGCCAAGAACTCAGCTTTTCGAGAGGTGACTTTTTCCACGTTATCGGCCGAGAAAACGATCAAGACTGGTACGAAGCATGcaatccagctcttcctgaCGCCCGAGGTCTCGTGCCCGTGACCTTCTTCCAGGCCCTTGGCCGAACCGAGCGAGATAGTGCACAGTCCGACGGTGGTCAACCCCCCTCCCCGCCCAAGAACCCCGACCATGATTCCGGATACAGCGAGTCGCCAGCAATGCATCCTGCGCCAGCCGTCATGTCACCTACCACAAATGCTGCGCCCCAAGGCCACCAGCGAAATTCAAAGTCAGTCGGAAAGACGGGTGCCATGGTTTACGGAATTGTTATGTACGACTTTGCTGCGGAAAGAGCAGACGAGTTGGAGGCCAAGGCTGGCGAGGCCATTATTGTTATTGCACAATCGAATCCCGAATGGTTTGTCGCCAAGCCCATCGGTCGATTGGGTGGCCCTGGATTGATCCCTGTATCATTCGTCGAAATTCGAGATATGGCAAGTGATAAAGCGATTCAGAACCCAGGAGATGCCATCAAGCGTGCCGGTGTGCCCAAAGTGGAGGAATGGAAGAAGATGGCTGCCGAATATAAGAATAGCAGCATCACCCTGGGCAAGTTTGAAGGAGGCGGTCCCGGACAACCTGGACAAGGTATCGAGCAAGGGATGGAACGTATGAGCattcaacaacagcaacattCCCGACAACCTTCACAGAACGGAACG CAGCAAGGATACGCAAGCCAGCCTCGAacttctcagcagcagcaacctcaGCAAAGTCAGGTGCAAAAACCTGCTGCTCCGCTCCATGCCCCCCTCGAAGCACGGATACCACGATACTGTTTTGCAGAGGACAAGTACTGGTTCGTGATCGAAGCCGTGCTCGAAGATGGCCGACAATGGGAGCTTTCTCGTTACTACGAGGACTTTTACGATTTCCAAATTGCCCTACTCACCGAGTTTCCAGCCGAGGCTGGCAATACAGGGACACAGAAGCGCACTCTGCCATACATGCCTGGTCCCGTCAACTATGTGACAGATGCGATTACCGAGGGACGACTGCATAACTTGGACGCCTACGTCAAGAACATGCTCAACCAACCACCTTACATTTCAAGATGCAACTTGGTGCGACAGTTCTTTGCACCCCGTGAAGGAGATTACGAGATCGACCCCAATGACAACGAAAATGAATATCGTCTGTCGCAAGGCTCCCAACTCTCATCTACGGAATCTCCTGCTGGTGGTTCGCAAAACAACTTGAATGGCAGTGGATATGGTTTGGGACCAGCGCACCCTGATATGCAAACGCAAGCATCATCATTGTCCCAACCTTCGCAAGCCTCGTTAGGCGGGGGCATGCAAGCCCCCGCACAACCACCATCTGCAATGAAGATCAAGATGTATTTCAACGGCGATCTCATTGCCATTCGAGTACCAACGGATATTTCGTTCCAGGCACTATACGACAAGATCTGCGATCGCTTGAAGATTCCAGCCAATGAAGAGATCCAACTCTTCTACAAGGATGAGCCTACCGGAGATAAGCCAAGCATGATAAGCGACAACGACCTAGACTTTGCTCTTCAGCGAAACGAGAAGCTGCTTCTCTACGTGGAGGCCGTATAA
- a CDS encoding hypothetical protein (BUSCO:46341at5125), which translates to MAIYRSVPPPEQQPTTTTPTPTATNPPLATIQVQSPPTPVKNSSIDIDAWTISALQSLNVSPVARGTGIPLAIPIDEAVKAQPKSLERNVGFDEREVPTSIPKRPLSRRDSQRTRDLVQKGKEGSRQRRRWENDRLMHVPNVQPPLPSDYEVHPTHTVHQVPYQLAQFWDRGVRQRVEDKTARLQAERKKQQLKSGNATGLGAGEVPRDLREATKRSPVVRSWVRSLEEPVRQYLASQRVATTPNAEAAEESDSAAEQMDSDDEEIVFVGRNGAMRELREKKATWKHAHREVSQETVDSGMLFDSFGNDESAAFKRWLTHTISDYYGIQSRSVNLTNPSRRVVYVGLKTSQGILPSRMLPRPMWEVC; encoded by the exons ATGGCTATCTACAGATCCGTCCCGCCACCCGAACAGCAACCGACCACAACCACTCCAACCCCTACTGCGACAAACCCTCCTCTGGCTACTATCCAGGTTCAGTCGCCTCCTACGCCAGTCAAGAACTCTTCAATCGATATCGATGCTTGGACTATCTCGGCTCTACAATCCCTCAATGTCTCCCCTGTCGCACGTGGAACTGGTATCCCTCTCGCCATCCCCATTGATGAAGCCGTCAAAGCTCAACCTAAATCTCTTGAGCGCAACGTCGGCTTTGACGAGCGTGAGGTGCCCACGTCTATTCCAAAGCGCCCTCTTTCCAGGAGGGACAGCCAGAGAACGCGCGATCTAGTTCAAAAGGGCAAGGAGGGAAGTCGCCAGCGTCGTCGCTGGGAAAATG ACCGTTTGATGCACGTTCCCAACGTTCAGCCTCCTCTGCCTTCCGATTACGAAGTCCACCCCACGCATACTGTCCACCAAGTGCCCTATCAGCTTGCTCAATTTTGGGATCGTGGCGTGCGCCAGCGCGTTGAGGATAAGACTGCTCGACTCCAAGCCGAGCGGAAGAAGCAACAGCTCAAGTCAGGTAACGCTACTGGCCTTGGTGCTGGCGAGGTACCTCGCGACTTGCGCGAAGCCACCAAGCGCAGTCCTGTGGTACGCAGTTGGGTGCGATCTTTGGAAGAGCCTGTGCGTCAATACCTGGCTAGTCAACGGGTAGCCACTACACCTAACGCTGAGGCTGCTGAGGAAAGTGATAGCGCAGCTGAGCAGATGGACTCAGATGACGAGGAGATTGTGTTTGTCGGTAGGAATGGCGCAATGCGGGAGCtgagagagaagaaggcgaCATGGAAACATGCACACCGTGAGGTGTCCCAGGAGACAGTCGACTCGGGCATGCTGTTTGACTCTTTTGGTAATGATGAGAGTGCCGCCTTCAA GCGCTGGCTTACACACACCATCTCCGACTATTATGGTATCCAGTCCCGCTCCGTTAACCTCACAAACCCATCACGCCGAGTCGTCTATGTTGGTTTGAAGACTTCACAGGGTATTTTGCCTTCGCGAATGCTACCACGCCCTATGTGGGAAGTGTGCTGA
- a CDS encoding hypothetical protein (SECRETED:SignalP(1-25)~TransMembrane:1 (n10-20c25/26o159-182i)) — translation MTPAHLMARLPPFLLVSSFFNLASGHVLPQPTKTVAFHEINAASYPLAATLAPDDSFLQRRQFNTICGYIGGDPGLPATCSAGSHCVVDVDHDAVGCCPDGGSCTQETSTASETETETDSASGTSGTADPSATDSDESASSGASAPDTDGDNNSRNTGAIIGGTISAVAALVALIVLGVWLWKRKKGNTRQGPGVKPQVQRIGPPLENNHSFAPVPPMQEADKMAPPPPVPVTDQRSMNPIVDHDGPYAEPWDPQSNYGYSAGAVGGSQMEHDEVPLTRDDDFQHGYNSGLGRISEEEPRPGMAISTTGHVSSPVQPYPGPRRDGGGPLWQQNRGPGWF, via the exons ATGACCCCGGCCCATCTGATGGCGCGATTGCCGCCATTTCTTCTCGTCTCTAGCTTTTTCAATCTCGCTTCAGGCCATGTACTGCCGCAACCGACAAAGACCGTCGCCTTCCATGAGATCAACGCAGCGTCATACCCACTCGCCGCAACGCTTGCGCCCGACGACTCATTCTTACAGCGACGACAATTCAACACAATCTGTGGTTACATAGGAGGTGATCCCGGACTGCCTGCGACTTGTTCTGCAGGCTCGCATTGTGTGGTTGATGTCGATCACGATGCGGTGGGGTGCTGTCCCGATGGAGGATCTTGCACACAGG AAACTTCAACAGCATCAGAGACCGAAACCGAAACCGACAGTGCAAGTGGGACTTCTGGTACCGCGGATCCTTCAGCCACCGATTCTGACGAATCTGCCTCTTCTGGAGCTTCAGCTCCCGACACTGACGGCGATAACAACTCGCGGAACACGGGCGCCATTATCGGTGGGACTATCAGTGCCGTGGCTGCGCTCGTAGCCCTCATCGTCCTCGGAGTCTGGCTCTGGAAGCGTAAGAAGGGAAATACGCGCCAGGGACCTGGCGTGAAACCGCAAGTGCAGCGTATTGG TCCACCGTTAGAGAATAACCATAGTTTCGCTCCGGTGCCCCCTATGCAGGAAGCCGATAAAATGGCCCCGCCCCCACCGGTCCCCGTAACTGACCAGCGGAGCATGAACCCAATTGTTGACCACGACGGACCTTACGCGGAGCCTTGGGATCCCCAGTCCAATTACGGTTACTCGGCGGGGGCTGTCGGAGGTTCGCAGATGGAACACGACGAGGTGCCGTTGACGAGAGACGACGACTTTCAGCACGGTTACAATTCCGGTCTGGGACGTATCAGCGAAGAAGAACCGCGACCAGGAATGGCTATTAGCACGACAGGTCATGTAAGCAGTCCTGTTCAACCATATCCCGGACCCCGTCGCGATGGAGGGGGGCCATTATGGCAACAGAATCGTGGGCCTGGATGGTTTTAA
- a CDS encoding hypothetical protein (TransMembrane:7 (o46-65i74-91o103-127i148-166o186-210i225-246o266-289i)), producing the protein MSTVTLMEASATESSAMATCTTAVPGKYGRVPVDACNSNYFFDPSFAANLAFCVLFGLTTTAHLVQAILFKKRFCWVAIMGAAWETIAFAFKTLGSRDQQNITYLTLGQILFLLAPLWINAFVYMGVARMVYFSMPAQKLLGIKAIRMTLLFVWLDVILFLVQGSGGIMLSSTDADSNLIDVGMKVYMAGVALQLAVVLIFTGITVFFYFKLRQLEGGSMGRMKWLIWTMVVVLLLIVTRIVYRLVEFGPGVNAHNALLIHEEYPLGLDATPILIALVLLNIMHPGFVLRGPESEFPKLSRKEKKALKEEKKQAKKARKAGAQEVEELPIDKRSRSSRQVV; encoded by the exons ATGTCTACCGTAACTCTTATGGAGGCTTCTGCCACGGAATCTTCAGCAATGGCTACCTGTACAACTGCAGTACCCGGGAAGTATGGCCGTGTTCCAGTTGATGCATGCAACTCCAACTACTTCTTCGATCCCAGTTTTGCTGCCAATCTTGCTTTCTGCGTACTCTTCGGCCTAACTACCACAGCCCATCTGGTCCAGGCGATTCTCTTCAAAAAG AGATTCTGCTGGGTAGCCATCATGGGTGCAGCTTGGGAAACAATTGCATTCGCTTTCAAGACCCTCGGAAGTCGAGATCAGCAAAACATCACATATCTCACTTTGGGCCAAATTCTTTTTCTACTTGCCCCTCTTT GGATCAATGCCTTTGTATACATGGGGGTAGCGCGCATGGTATATTTTAGCATGCCTGCTCAAAAACTCCTAGGTATTAAAGCCATTCGCATGACACTCCTTTTCGTTTGGTTAGATGTCATTCTCTTCCTTGTACAAGGCTCGGGCGGCATTATGCTTTCTAGTACGGACGCCGATAGCAATTTGATCGATGTTGGAATGAAGGTCTACATGGCTGGAGTTGCTCTGCAGCTCGCCGTTGTCCTTATATTCACTGGCATCACTGTCTTCTTCTATTTCAAGCTACGACAGCTGGAAGGAGGAAGCATGGGACGCATGAAGTGGCTCATCTGGACCATGGTGGTTGTTCTGTTGCTCATTGTA ACTCGAATCGTATACCGCCTAGTTGAATTTGGCCCTGGTGTTAACGCGCATAATGCGCTTCTTATCCATGAGGAGTATCCACTGGGTCTTGATGCTACACCGATCTTGATTGCCCTCGTCTTGCTCAACATCATGCACCCTGGATTTGTCCTTCGCGGACCAGAGAGTGAATTTCCCAAGTTGTCCcgcaaggaaaagaaggcgctcaaggaagagaagaagcaagcCAAGAAGGCTCGCAAAGCTGGTGCCCAAGAAGTTGAAGAATTACCTATTGATAAGCGGTCAAGGAGCAGCAGACAGGTCGTCTGA
- a CDS encoding hypothetical protein (TransMembrane:7 (o20-39i51-73o93-120i141-165o171-191i203-231o237-257i)~BUSCO:35897at5125), translating into MDVFTSENDQCDRLKTPSYLELVVSIVLLLGILVSYLPQHYRIISRGTSEGISPYFVLLGTTSATAGFANILTVPPSRAAIGCCKELGKFECAAGLLGVAQLGAQWVCFSLILVLFLIFFRYRQANVPAEDLRGDAPKWQTAVMVGLLCVLHGLIVIILTGVFFIALPGHLVFWANFLGVMATVLAAIQYVPQIWMTYHLKHVGSLSIPMMCIQTPGGFLFAGSLFARLGWEGWSTWFIYLITASMQGAVLFMGVYYEYMARQRGGRVNGHIDSAPHSPVEYSSAPRRPPPGSRTYSEGWERGLPGPFTGHPERYAETEEDLDDIREREERAIQRENQPLLKPGGIGNPHRTYDGTEQS; encoded by the exons ATGGACGTCTTCACCTCAGAAAACGACCAATGCGATCGTCTCAAGACGCCCTCATATCTTGAACTCGTCGTGTCCAT CGTCCTCCTGCTTGGTATTCTTGTCTCCTATCTTCCTCAGCACTATCGCATCATCTCCCGAGGCACTTCCGAAGGCATTTCTCCCTATTTCGTACTTTTAGGAACCACATCTGCTACCGCTGGTTTTGCAAACATTCTTACTGTTCCGCCGTCCCGTGCCGCCATAGGATGTTGCAAAGAGCTCGGCAAATTTGAATGCGCGGCTGGTCTTCTTGGTGTTGCCCAGCTCGGTGCTCAATGGGTTTGCTTCAGTCTCAT TCtcgttctttttcttattttctttcGATATAGACAAGCCAATGTTCCTGCAGAGGACCTGCGTGGAGATGCACCCAAATGGCAGACTGCTGTCATGGTGGGACTACTTTGTGTCCTTCACGGCCTCATTGTGATTATCCTGACAGGGGTATTCTTTATTGCACTCCCCGGTCATCTTGTCTTCTGGGCCAACTTCTTGGGCGTCATGGCCACAGTTTTGGCTGCCATACAATACGTACCCCAGATCTGGATGACTTACCATCTGAAGCATGTTGGAAGTCTCAGCATCCCCATGATGTGCATTCAGACTCCAGGTGGTTTTCTCTTTGCCGGAAGCCTGTTTGCCAGACTTGGATGGGAGGGCTGGAGCACCTGGTTCATTTATTTGATTACTGCATCCATGCAGGGAGCGGTCCTCTTCATGGGTGTCTATTACGAATATATGGCCCGGCAGCGTGGTGGCCGCGTTAACGGTCATATTGACAGCGCGCCTCATTCGCCTGTGGAATATTCGAGCGCCCCTCGAAGGCCACCACCAGGCAGTCGAACCTACTCTGAAGGCTGGGAGCGTGGTCTTCCAGGCCCCTTCACTGGCCACCCTGAGCGATACGCAGAAACAGAGGAAGACTTGGACGATATCCGAGAGCGCGAAGAGCGCGCCATTCAGAGGGAAAACCAACCGCTGCTAAAACCCGGTGGTATCGGCAACCCCCACAGGACATACGACGGCACTGAACAGTCGTGA
- a CDS encoding hypothetical protein (TransMembrane:3 (o39-56i207-225o261-284i)~BUSCO:44348at5125), translating into MKDSDAPALALAGTTTTEQITTKNTWNTKNLTSRLGADFLSAASAASMVAPLIAIIDRSIMENASGANTLVNSVKSSLRTLITRPHTLLFSKPTALIFCLYGGTYLTANAVDTSFSTVNNKPASSVTAGTTKFAASSAANIGVCIYKDQVFVRMFGPPGVVPRPVPMASYGLFALRDCMTIFASFNVPPLLGPILDEKFSAEMKKRVSGLYAAQFMAPAMVQFISTPMHLFGLDLYNRQATGPGGAVVSLRDRLDLVRRNWFISSIARICRIVPAFGIGGVVNMKVRKNLMTKLE; encoded by the exons ATGAAGGACTCTGATGCGCCAGCGTTGGCTCTGGCCGGGACAACTACAACCGAGCAAATCACCACCAAAAATACATGGAACACCAAGAACTTGACATCACGACTCGGCGCTGATTTCCTTTCGGCTGCGAGCGCTGCATCCATGGTTGCGCCTCTCATTGCTATCATTGACCG CTCCATCATGGAAAATGCTTCAGGCGCAAACACTCTCGTCAACTCTGTTAAATCCTCCCTCCGAACTCTCATCACACGCCCTCacactcttctcttctcaaaACCTACAGCGCTCATTTTCTGCCTGTACGGAGGTACATATCTTACCGCCAATGCTGTCGACACATCCTTCTCGACCGTCAACAATAAGCCTGCCTCGAGTGTGACGGCCGGAACGACAAAATTCGCTGCCTCGAGTGCTGCCAACATTGGTGTCTGCATCTACAAGGACCAGGTCTTTGTGCGCATGTTTGGTCCCCCCGGAGTAGTCCCCCGACCTGTACCTATGGCTTCGTATGGTCTATTTGCGCTGCGCGATTGCATGACCATTTTTGCGTCATTCAACGTCCCGCCTTTACTGGGCCCTATTTTGGACGAGAAGTTCTCTgctgagatgaagaagcGAGTATCCGGGCTCTACGCGGCGCAGTTCATGGCGCCTGCCATGGTGCAGTTCATTTCTACACCTATGCATTTGTTTGGTCTTGATCTCTACAACCGTCAAGCGACAGGCCCTGGAGGTGCAGTGGTATCATTAAGAGACCGATTGGATCTTGTGCGCCGAAATTGGTTCATCAGCTCCATTGCACGAATTTGTCGAATTGTCCCTGCGTTTGGTATTGGCGGTGTCGTCAACATGAAAGTGCGCAAGAACCTCATGACCAAGCTAGAGTAA
- a CDS encoding hypothetical protein (TransMembrane:6 (i276-294o300-316i337-358o378-400i407-428o468-488i)~BUSCO:19669at5125): MPIKVKSKKLPAPRSPRGQSYLHPEVVKKLSLYFVAVIELPSTFEQLRTTAAGTSLRILVDHLTATCTNRGIVNALLALKWHYTTSSEHRTLGESRADACEIVAWRFLTRLSEREAVNYCLYEIPDLDDDHQDEEAGNGHAGDEETGEHSPLLSHVRTIDNRRRGPGPAGSSMKRNQLLSSLSRLTMTSDDEDDENEGDPTSSFKNLNALEIAAIADAKRFLSQHIVQKIITAIWSGDIVFWDSLSVHSTKKVRFYNPRTADPFSRLRVPKYLKSWEVVFFCIFLALYYSVLIMRDESRITIPEVVLFLWIAAFFYDELSEWLDAGSIFYATDIWNLFDMIMITIGFAFAILRIIGIVQNKPEFSDLAFDILALEALFMIPRIFSILSLSPAWGALIPCLKEMGKDFFKYMVLVVVVYCGFLTTFSLVGRNVFAFKSMAWILTKIFYGSAPIGFEVMNQIDPFFGPPLMIMFITLSSFLLMGSLTGMLSNSFSRVITHAKEEYLYVYSVYVLEASTSNRLTHFYPPFNLLALVIFRPWRLIFTADEKFRAGRIILLKATHWPIVGIIRLYEMYRKPGALGDEFAGFKGPSHSSRRNGRQLITQKRSASTVGRPTLASPRGRANGQSTEQREDDMDAPTAMEVQLSELNRKIDQLTATVLAIQEKQAGESGGGSSDASATA; this comes from the exons ATGCCTATCAAGGTCAAATCCAAGAAGCTCCCCGCTCCCCGCTCCCCGCGAGGGCAGTCCTATCTCCATCC AGAGgtcgtcaagaagctctcCTT ATACTTTGTTGCAGTCATTGAGCTGCCGAGCACCTTTGAACAGCTAAGGACCACAGCTGCGGGGACTTCCTTACGCATCTTGGTGGATCATCTCACTGCGACATGCACCAACCGCGGAATTGTCAATGCTCTTCT CGCCCTCAAATGGCATTATACGACTTCTTCAGAACATCGGACACTGGGAGAATCGCGCGCCGATGCATGCGAAATCGTTGCATGGCGGTTTCTCACTCGCCTCTCCGAACGTGAGGCAGTTAATTACTGTCTTTATGAGATCCCTGAtcttgatgatgatcatcaagatgaagaagcgGGCAATGGCCACGCAGGTGACGAGGAAACTGGAGAGCATTCGCCTCTCCTGTCTCATGTTCGCACCATTGACAATCGCCGGCGTGGTCCTGGCCCTGCTGGAAGTAGCATGAAACGCAATCAGCTTCTGAGTTCTCTCTCCCGCTTGACTATGACAtccgatgatgaggacgatgagAATGAAGGTGATCCAACATCGTCTTTTAAGAATTTGAATGCCCTTGAGATTGCAGCCATTGCCGATGCCAAACGGTTCCTCAGTCAGCACATTGTCCAAAAGATCATCACAGCTATATGGAGCGGCGATATCGTCTTTTGGGACAGCTTATCAGTGCACTCAACCAAGAAGGTCAGGTTTTATAATCCTAGGACAGCAGACCCTTTTTCTCGGCTGCGTGTGCCCAAATATCTCAAGAGCTGGGAGGTAGTATTCTTCTGCATTTTTCTCGCCCTCTATTACTCCGTTCTCATTATGAGAGACGAGTCCCGTATCACCATCCCTGAGGTGGTCCTATTTCTCTGGATAGCGGCCTTCTTCTACGATGAGCTTAGCGAGTGGCTTGATGCGGGCTCGATCTTCTATGCCACAGATATCTGGAACTTGTTTGACATGATCATGATTACAATCGGGTTTGCCTTTGCAATACTGC GCATTATTGGCATCGTTCAGAACAAACCCGAATTCAGTGACCTTGCATTTGACATATTGGCGCTTGAAGCACTTTTCATGATTCCTCGCATATTCTCCATCCTCAGTCTGAGCCCTGCTTGGGGTGCACTTATACCCTGCTTGAAGGAGATGGGTAAAGACTTCTTCAAATACATGGTACTAGTTGTCGTTGTTTATTGCGGCTTTCTGACGACATTCTCGCTTGTGGGACGTAATGTCTTTGCATTCAAGTCAATGGCATGGATTTTGACAAAGATATTCTACGGCTCAGCACCTATTGGCTTCGAGGTGATGAATCAGATCGATCCGTTCTTTGGGCCGCCTCTGATGATTATGTTCATCACCCTCTCCAGTTTTCTGTTGATGGGCTCATTGACCGGTATGCTTTCCAACAGTTTCTCGCGGGTTATCACCCACGCTAAGGAGGAGTACCTGTACGTGTACAGTGTCTATGTCTTGGAGGCGTCGACTAGCAACCGACTCACCCATTTCTACCCCCCCTTTAATCTGCTTGCTTTGGTCATCTTTCGACCCTGGCGCCTGATCTTTACGGCCGATGAGAAGTTTCGTGCCGGGCGTATCATACTCCTTAAGGCTACCCATTGGCCAATTGTTGGTATCATCAGGCTCTATGAGATGTATCGCAAGCCTGGAGCCCTGGGTGATGAATTTGCTGGGTTCAAGGGCCCGTCGCACTCCTCCCGACGCAATGGTCGGCAATTGATTACACAAAAGCGATCTGCTTCTACTGTCGGCCGCCCAACACTTGCGTCTCCTAGAGGCCGGGCAAACGGTCAGAGTACGGAGCAGCGTGAGGATGATATGGATGCCCCAACTGCTATGGAGGTGCAACTTAGTGAGTTGAACCGCAAGATTGACCAGCTCACTGCAACTGTTCTGGCGATTCAAGAGAAGCAAGCAGGTGAAAGCGGTGGTGGAAGCTCTGATGCGAGCGCCACCGCCTAA
- a CDS encoding hypothetical protein (BUSCO:27256at5125), whose translation MDELKPAIEPAPSYPEPQLRDLQEQAQHETTAPSLNLVAENAFVRSRDDIDNNKQSHSANIKQDYYTSVQWTADGTSLLVSSALNSISTFVLPEDLLDPSASRPRRLESQSTITLPEPSQTAAAAPFYSLAEPSSQTVLVGCRDHPIQLYHLFPPDDDFASRSAPLASYKLIRRETEEYITPSSLLWEGSGTHFLVGSTNRLDHFDMTRPGSDGPVLTIPTIPSKRHISKGSGVGMKGTVAALASSPVDGNGNSVIAAGTWTRWMGLYDVHRSDKVVANWPLPRSDDIEGGIGGQGIVQVRWSPCGRYLIISERHASGMIVYDIRGTGELLCTLRGRSAPTQQKMSVDVFAGNPYAEFPSFEVWAGNHDGGVAVWEGVGSQIGVIDPSWSWKPHDAPVGSTALHSSGSVVATCSGGWGFGEASEAQSVFDESSVKIWSIGA comes from the coding sequence ATGGATGAGCTCAAGCCGGCAATTGAGCCAGCTCCGTCATATCCAGAGCCGCAGCTGAGAGATCTACAGGAGCAGGCGCAACATGAAACGACAGCACCATCATTAAACCTCGTCGCTGAAAACGCATTTGTTCGGTCTCGAGATGACATAGACAACAACAAGCAATCTCATTCAGCGAATATCAAGCAGGATTATTACACATCAGTCCAATGGACAGCTGACGGGACATCACTCCTAGTCTCTTCTGCGCTCAACTCAATTTCCACCTTTGTTCTTCCTGAAGATCTGCTCGACCCATCAGCTTCTCGTCCGCGACGTCTTGAGTCGCAATCTACAATAACCCTCCCTGAGCCTTCCCAAACAGCCGCCGCAGCTCCCTTCTACTCTCTAGCGGAACCAAGCTCACAAACTGTACTCGTTGGTTGTCGCGATCATCCTATTCAGTTATACCACCTCTTTCCTCCAGATGATGATTTCGCGTCGCGCTCTGCCCCACTTGCTTCGTATAAGTTAATACGTCGCGAAACGGAGGAGTACATTACGCCTTCGTCTCTTCTCTGGGAAGGCTCCGGGACTCATTTCCTTGTTGGATCGACAAATCGTCTTGATCATTTTGACATGACACGCCCAGGTTCAGATGGCCCAGTGCTTACAATACCCACCATCCCCTCCAAACGCCATATCTCAAAGGGCAGTGGTGTTGGTATGAAGGGTACCGTCGCTGCTCTAGCATCTTCGCCTGTGGATGGTAATGGAAACTCTGTTATCGCAGCGGGAACATGGACGCGATGGATGGGACTATACGACGTCCATCGGTCAGACAAGGTCGTTGCTAATTGGCCCCTTCCACGCTCAGACGACATAGAGGGAGGTATTGGAGGGCAAGGTATTGTTCAAGTCCGCTGGAGCCCGTGTGGTCGCTACCTCATCATCAGCGAGCGTCACGCCTCTGGCATGATCGTATATGATATCCGCGGCACAGGCGAACTCCTCTGCACCCTTCGAGGACGAAGCGCACCCACGCAGCAGAAGATGTCAGTAGATGTCTTCGCAGGTAATCCTTATGCCGAGTTCCCATCCTTTGAAGTCTGGGCAGGGAACCATGATGGAGGCGTTGCAGTTTGGGAAGGCGTTGGCAGTCAGATTGGTGTTATAGACCCCTCGTGGAGTTGGAAGCCCCATGACGCGCCAGTCGGGAGCACAGCTCTACATTCGAGCGGTTCTGTTGTTGCGACATGCTCGGGAGGATGGGGATTCGGGGAGGCATCTGAAGCTCAGTCAGTCTTTGATGAATCCAGTGTCAAGATCTGGTCGATAGGAGCTTGA